The stretch of DNA CTCAAGACATCATCACGTAATTAACTAACTGGCTGGTGACGTCAAGAGGTAAGTCACAACGCTGACGTCacccatttggcatgtttttggcACTAATCTCACTTTTGTCCCTAATCTGAGGCACTGCAGTCGATGTTTACCTTTTTCAGGGATATCTAgtgctttcctatttttcttgtttgcttttattctctctcagtGTCggattttctcctttctttaaattcctttcttttcttgagcTTGTCGTCTGtagcttttatttctctttcgtttttcatgttttttttttctctttctttatttcttctttactttcctctcacGTTCACATTTTGTTAGACTTTGACACATGTTGccttggcgagagagagagagagagagagagagagagagagagagagagagagagagagagaggggggacgaCTTAATCACAATGGAGCAAGTTAACGTTCCTTCGAGTAGTGCAAGGAtgaagatagagaggaggaggagaaggaggaggaggaggaggaagaggaggaggaggaggaggaggaggaagaggaggaggaagggaaggtggggggaaggaggagagacgggTACTTAAGCCACCCACCAATTTTGGCACAGTGCCCTGGCATGGGGAGGCTTACGTGGCCCTGTCTGACTGGCGGTGTTGCTTCCGAACCTCTAACTCAGTGGATTAATGGGAAACTATATGCAATTCACGGTTCATTGCAAGCACTCCACCTCCCCCCACTCCTCACCCCTTCTGTGGTTACCgcgtgggtggagagagagtgagtaacaGTGCCGTACGGGTCGCGAGTGTTTGTGGAGTTGACACGCTTGGCACCTTCACTTTCTTGGCACTAATGTGAGGGTGCCGCCTTTAAGCAGACCTCGAGGAAACGTTAGGGCAGTGAGTAGAGTATAGTGGACACTCTTGTATCTACCCGCTTCTTCTGTTACTGTTACCAAGTACTAcaacggctgctgctgctgtttataCTCTGTTACTTCTGTTAGACTTGTTTCCATAACCTCAGTGAATTAAGGTGATGCAAAGAAGACTTGTGATACTTTCCTTGCAATTTGAGTGTGCGTTAAGTCAAAAGTCTAGATCGAATGACAGAGATGAAAGCGTAAACTTCTACGAGGtggacaaggaagggaaggtattcAATAATTCAAGACAAAGTGAAAGTTGCAGAGGATAAATTTGGAAGCACTAAAAGgataattagaaaaagaaagatgaataaagtgaaggaaacaggaatgtaagataagaaatagagaaaagaaataaaagaaggaagaagaaattggaaAAGTTGACGAAGTTGacattttgacacacacacttacacacacacacacacacacacacacacacacacacacacacacacacacacacacacacacacacacacacggtacaaacttgaaaaaaaaaagagaagagaaatcatATTGACTGTTTTTCCTTCGATCATGAATTAGGAAACTCTTCTCAAATATCTTACGAGCAATTTcctttttcagtttgtttttaaTTCCCCGAGTAAAGAAACTTGTcaagaggaaaacgaaagaacTGTGCTAACCTTGCCACACTCTCGAAAGACGAAACACATAATCTTCTGAACAGAATCTTCGGAACAAACAGTATAAAACATCAAGCGAAAGactgaagacaagaaaaatatcagaaacgaataaaaaagacagaaaaaatggataaaagggATTAAAGAGAATACCAGAAacagaacataaaagaaaaaaaaataatacgaagaagaaaaagttaagaaaacatTTCGCAAGAAGAATATTTAAACATAACTTGGAAATATTTAAAgatcaaaggaagaaaaattagcaAAAATGAATCCTCGGTCCCTCTTGATCTTTCTCCTGACGGCGACGCTGACGGGAGCTGACAACGTGGCTCTCTTCTGGAACCTTTACGACGCGGTGGTGTCCGGGGGGCGCATCCTGCATGACGTGGCGGAGGGTGTGGGCGCGGTGTCCAAGGCCATCCGCGCCATTGATAATTTCCTGGACACCTCAGCACATATCCAGGTGAGTGCCGTGATTTATACACTGATTGTATCTTTGTTtattagtgagtgtgtgtgtgtgtgtgtgtgtgtgtgtgtgtgtgtgtgtgtgtgtgtgtgtgtgtgtgtgtgtgtgtgtgtgtaattcacctaggtcgtctgctggtcacccagccagtctttcccattacggagcgagctcagagctcatagaccgatcttcgggtaggactgagaccacaacacactccacacaccgggaaagcgagggcacaacccctcgagttacatcccgtacctatttagtgctaggtgaacaggggccacacattaagaggcttgcccatttgcctcgccgcttccgggactcgaacccggccctctcgattgtgagtcgagcgtgctacccactacactacgtgtgtgtgtgtgtgtgtgtgtgtgtgtgtgtgtgtgtgtgtgtgtgtgtgtgtgtgtgtgtaattcacctcctcgttcgcctgctggtcagctggtcacccagccagtcttccccattacggagcgagctcagagctcatagaccgatcttcgggtaggactgagaccacaacacactctacacaccgggaaagcgaggccacaacccctcgagttacatcccgtacctatttactgctaggtgaacaggggccacacattaagaggcttgcccatttgtctcgccgcttaccgggactcgaacccgggcctctcgattgtgagtcgagcgtgctaaccactacaatacgcggtgtgtgtgtgtgtgtgtgtgtgtgtgtgtgtgtgtgtgtgtgtgtgtgtgtgtgtgggcgcgcgtatgcgtgtttgtatgtgtgtgtgtgtgtgtgtggcatccaTGGACAAAGAGTCATGTAGTACACTTACATGTGTAGTACATCGGCATGTGTGTCTGTGCATGAATAATGCAATATTTTTTGTGGTAGTTAGCTTGTATAGTTTACCGTGGCAGCGTGAATAATTCATCACACACTAATTATTTAAATGGATAGTATGCcagctttatttacttttcattacaTACACAATTCCCTTACGCAAACTAAATTAATTGTATAAATATGCAACGCAAAATAATGCACACTGATATATTTTGGTTCAATTTATCAATCACTAcgcagttgttgtttttttcccaagtacttgtttattctctttttatttgcatttttttcccgcCAGGTGACCGAGGCGTTATCATCAAAGGCCGAGGAGACAAAGgacagccaggtgtgtgtgtgtgtgtgtgtctgtgtgtgtttgtgtgtgtgtgtgtgtgtgtgtgtgtgtgtgtgtgtgtgtgtgtgtgtgtctgtgtgtcaccTTTGTTTCTGTTTGATGATTTCATGTACTAGTAATTTCAAAGGAGGCGTTCACTTGTtctaggataagttaggttagtttaggttaatcAGTGAGAAGGTTAATAACTCTAGAAGGTGCTTAGTTACTAATTAGTTGGTTAATTATGTTGGGTAAATTGGCTTGTGATGAAAACCAGTGCAGATATATTagtatgcagtagtagtagtagtagtagtagtagtagtagtagttgtagtagtagtaatgatagtaatagcagtagcagtagtagaagtagttgtggtagtagcagtaacaccaacaccaagaaCAGTAGCAGTTAGAATATGACGCGAACCATTGACAGTTATGATTACCTGCacgaaggagggaggtgagtgGCCAGGTGTTTTCTCATTACTCTCAGGTGAGGCCATCGTTACCTGAGCTGGTAACAATGCACCTGGACACGTCAAGGCCAGGTAGCGACGTTACCTGTGAAATATAAACATCTGAATCACCATggtaacacactctctctctctctctctctctctctctctctctctctctctctctctctctctctctctctctctctctctctctctctctctctctctctctctctctctctctctctctcttgacgctGATTGACTGTCCTCGTGAGTTCGGTCCCAGGGGAAGGCAAGTGATTGGATAATGAGATAGTCTTGTAACTTGTTGATTGGTTGGCTGACCTTCTGCATGAGTGAACTTGTGTCTGATTGGCTGACTGTGTTATCAGGAAAAACAAttgtgtacagagagagagagagagagagagagagagagagagagcgtatttTGTATTTGTAGTATTTTGATGTTACGTAAAGATGTTTGTAAAAAGTAAGAAGCAATAGAGTTTATCATATTAATACTTCTCTTCTGTACTGCAATGGATTCATATAAAGACAACAGCACATATATCACTCTTGGATACGTACCCACATCATTATTACCTGAAAATAGACCAATTGTGAAACGCTGATAGGCAACAAACAAGACACTTTGACTccgaagaaaataggaaggaaaaaaaaagtcaaatataTCATAACATTTTGcagtatttattatttattgtctctctcttacttatccTCCTGCTGTAGGCGCTGGCGACGCAGGAGCCAGACCCTCTCATTGACCCAGATGATATTCCAATACCAAGCACCTTCAGTGGGTGTGGCGCCCTTGGCCTGCACATACGTGATGACTCCctgcccatcaccaccatgacgGATTGTTGCAGCACCCACTtctcctgctactcctcctcctgcaaggtCAACAAGAAGGAGTGTGACGGAAAGCTCAAGTCGTGTCTGTACGTGGCGTGCGATGGCCGCGGCTCGGATAAAATACTACAGAAGAGTTGTAAGGGCGCCGCCAAGCTTCTGTTCTCAGGGACTATGGCGCTCTCCTTCCAGCAGTTCAACGCGGCGCAGGAAAAACTCGGGTGCAAGTAAGATTTTTGTGGCTTTCCTTCTCTggtttgtgttttaattgttTTGGAGAGTTTGTGGCTGCgctggaaaggtgtgtgtgtgtgtgtgtgtgtgtgtgtgtgtgtgtgtgtgtgtgtgtgtgtgtgtgtgttaattaactTCTACTCTTTTGTTCGTCTCTCTTACAGAAAACCATTGCCACCGCCACAGAAgtatggaaagaaaggatgaaggtaaaCCTGCAAATGAACATCCATGGAAAAAGTGATCTCATCTTTCCATTGAGTTTGTTTCCTGCAATTTTTCCTCCAAGAGATCCACTGTGTGGGTTGCTGGAAAACGGATACGAATACAACCTTATGTTAGGGATTGTGGTGTAACGCGTTGTCACCACTGTGCGTGTCATATGTGCCTTGCTAAGAGTTTCCAGTATACCCCTAATAATCTCTGGACCCTTCTCACGTATACTATATAGAAGTTCATCCCATTTTGAAGTAGTTATATTTCCATCACGTCACCTCGTCCATGCCAGAACCTCAGACGGGAAACTTGCCCGTCACTCAGCCCCACCTGGCCAGACTTCCTATTACCACACAACCCAAGCGCTGAGGAACCTTGTCGGGTAGGAATAGCACGTATTGACTGACTCATAGAGGTGATTGTTTCCTGCAAGATGTGAGTGGACTGGAGGACAAAATATTCACTTGATAATCTGAGCTTTGTTGCTTGTGTCCCCCGGTGCGAGACGTTTTCCTTTTATACAATTTCAGTGATAAATCAGAAGGGAAAAATGTTTAATACTCTCCTTTTATACATTGCCTAACTTTGATTAATGAACTGTGATTGCCTTAACAGGAAGCTTTTAATATTGTAGTGCTGTTTTGTCTTTGGCGTTCTGTTTAATAGTCATGGAACGTGACTCGCTGTTCGGGAAATTTGTGGAATATCGAAATTGTCCATAAATTTGAACAATATGTATCacatttttcgttttatatgatgcatattttctttcaataaatGTGACTGAAATTGAGTTTGGATTTTAGCACTAccatgaacgagagagagagagagagagagagagagagagagagagagagagagagtgtgtgtgtacgcgtgaCTATTTGCAGATAATTTTATTCGCACCATCCTAACATTCTGCTTCCCCTTGTGCCTCCATCTGGCGCCACATTCTCAGGAGTTCCCACCAAGCACAATAACTCATCCATCTAACACATGCTAATGATATACCGCTTGTCTGTGTCTTGCTTTGTCCTCAACTTgcatgtctgcctgtctcttcgCCTGTCTGGATGGCTAATTGgctgtcagtctgcctctaatCCATTGCTTTCGTGTTCTGGGCAGGCAGAAGAGTATAATCTCTAGTAATCTTGATCCCGTCCTTCTCCGTAGCCTCCTGAAGTAATGGTTCTGGCTACATCCTGAAGAAGGCAAGATTGAACTCACGTTGATGAAATCTGGTGGAAGACCCGAGGAGGTGAATGGTGGTGGGCGGCGAAGACGAAGCGTCTTGTTGGGGTAACCTCGTATCCTTGTGATGCAAGGCACATGATGGGGAACATCACCAATAATACAGACTGGGAGGCGGCGGTGAGTTTGTGGGAAAAGGTTGTGCTGGCGTGCTTGGGCGTGATGATGGGCGTGGTGGGTGGGACAGGAAATGGTTTAGTGGTAATATTGGTCGCTCGCGCCTCCACTCTGCGTCCGCCTGTTAATCTCCTGCTTGCTTCTGTCGCCGTCTGTGACGCCCTCTCCTGCTGCCTTCTCATGCCTCTAGAAATGGCTTCATTGTTCGGCCAGGGGCAAATACTTCCTGCGCCCTTGTGTCATGCCCACGCTTTCCTATGTAGggttgtggaggtggagggagtgacGGTGCtggcggcggtgtgtgtggACAGATACCTGCTGCTGGTTCGGCGCTGCGCCCCTCTTGGCCCGCGCGCTGCCTGCAGGGTGCTGGTTGGCACCTGGGCAGCCAGCGTGGCCTTGGCGCTTGTGCCACACCTTGGGGTGGGTGGCCGACAGACACCGCCTTTGCCCGGCGGCCTCACTCGCTGTGTTTGGGTGCCCGCCACCCACCCCACTTCTTTCCACTGGACATACATCGCTGTGCGCATCTTGGTGGTTTTGGTTATCCCCGCCCTGCTAGTGGGCGTGTGTCTGGCCTCCATCCTGGCCAGGATCCGCAGCAGCATGACAAAGGTGTGTGGAGGCAAGGGTGCCCGGGATGGCTACATTGGCGTAGTGGACATGGTGAATGAGTGTGGGCGGCGCCGGGGGAGCTGGGTGCCGCTGGGGGAGGACCTCCATCACAGGACACACACAGTCATCTCCCTGGGAACGCTGTGTCTGCTGGCGCTGCTGGGTCGCGCCCCATTGCTGCTGAGTCACGTGGCTCGCGTCATGGGGAGCGGACAGGGGTGGGCGTGGTTTCCATGGGTGGCCTGTTGGTCTTACTTCCCTGCAACCGTAAGTCCTCTTGTGTACACCTTCAGAATCAACAACCTGCGTGCTGAGGTGCAGGAGCTGTGCccgtggctgctgctgctggcgagGAGACAACGGCGTGGCCTGTGTCCCAGCACGCGGCAAACTGCGTACTTGGTGAACCCACCAATGCCAACAGTGTCCACGCCCTCTCCACCCAGCTTACAGATGCCCCTTGGTGGCTCGCAGCACCCTAGCCGCCCTTTGACTCAATCTTCTGGCCCAGAGGGAAAACACCGCACCCTTAAGACTCCTCCGCCAATCCCTCACCGGCCCGCCCTGCGGATGTGGTCCTCCGGCAGGGTGGGATGTGCCCGGCCAGACCCCTTCCCGCCCCCTCACCAGCACGCCTCCTTATGAAAATCAGTTCCGTCCCTACCTGAATAACCCTAACTAGACCAAGCCTCGGCGACGCCCTGGAGACTCCATCACCTCGCCTGGAGCACACAGGAGGGAGGCGCgacttgttattattgtcctcAAGAACCTCAATTTACGTCTTGTGTGAAGCCCAACTTACCTAGCACAGTACATGACCGTGCTGCTTATAATAGGAAAACAACACCGAGCTAAAAACCCTACATTGTGGTGggcgagagaaaagagggagagaaaaagtgatgCGTTGTAAAGGGGAACTAGTGGAAATCATATATAAAAGTGAGGACTCGAAGCTCCCATCTGACTCATCGGCCGCCACGTCACGCCCACCTGTCAGCACAGCACGGGGCGGCGCCGAGCACGGGGAGGAAAAAGTAATATCAGCAATATCTGGCTCCTCCCGCACGCCAGGGGACTATTGAGTTTCCATTACGTAGGAtgaaatgtaatatatatatacttttcctttttttctggagTAGTAAATTGTGAAagtagaaggaataggaggaaggagtgcGAAGGAGAGTTATAAAAAGGggaatgaggtgtgtgtgtgtgtgtgtgtgtgtgtgtgtgtgcattgtgcaGTATACAGCGTAGTACTGAACAAAATGGCTCATAAAGCTTGAAAATTGTATTaggaaataaatatgaagattgTTTTAACATCACATAAAGGGTAACTGTTATGCAGACTATAACTATTCTTTGATTGCACAACacataataaagtaaaaagtagaaataaaaaaataaaaagagaccaATTTATTCGAGTTTCCGTTTTAAACCTGTTTTCTGTTATGCATCttgctcgttttctttgagtATACGCACCACTTGAAACTTCAGTGAGAGGGAAAATTTGCATGTTTCCAGTATATATTTTGACTGGTAATGAAGAATagtcaaacattctctctctctctctctctctctctctctctctctctctctctcaaactttgaTATACCTGAGTAACATCCTGTGGTCGTTTGTGGCTGTTTTTTCATTAGTATTAGTCGGAAAAATTATCCTTACTACTTTCCTGCAGCACAGAAGCCTTTGAagagcagcggtggtggtggtggtattagtactATTAGTaattgctgctggtgctgttgttgttgttgttgatgttgttgctgttgttgttattgttttgtagcAGTAGCCGCAACAGTAGGtagaaattgtagtagtagtagtagtaatagtaatagtagtagtagtagtagtagtagtagtagtagtagtagtagtagtagcagcagcagcagcaaagtagcagtagcagtagcagtagcagcagtagtagtagcagtagcagtagcagcagcagcagcagcagtagcagtagtagtagtagtagtagtagcagtagcagcagcagtggcagcagcagcagtagttttattttggtggtaatagcagcagcagcagcagtggtggcagcagcagcagcagcagcagcagcagcagtggtggtgtgggtggtggtggtggtggtggtggtggtggtggtggtggcagtggtggtggtggtggtggtggcagcagcagcagtggtggtggtggtggtggtggtggtggtggtgcagcagtggtggtggtgcagtggcagcagcagcagcagcagcagtggtggtggtggtggcagtggtggtggcagcagcagcagcagcagtggtggcagtggtggcagtggtgcagtggtagcagcagcagtggtgcagcaggtggcagtggtggtagtagtggtagcagtagtagtagtagtagtagtagtagtagaagtagtagaaccagcagcagcaacagccgcagtagtagtagtagtagtagtagtagtagtagtagtaatagcagcagcagcagtagcagcagtattatcacaacagtaataataagcTTAAAGGACCATTAAGAATTAGAAACcttaatttagagagagagagagagagagagagagagagagagagagagagagagagagagaggcgtggccCGGGCTTCGTTTTATAAGAGCAGCTCTGAGTAACCATAAATTGTAGCcgagaggggaaaatgaagcaaaagaaGAGCCATTTAATTTCCCTAATGCAGCGCTCAAGGGAACCCGAGGCGGTGGTTGGCTGCGGTAAGCTGTGGTGGTGACTTTTCCACCAATCGTATGCCTTTGTGGGGAGACGAATAGGCTGCCAGACGTAAAActcatctctttttcacttttttggcCCATTTTTGGCGTCGGGAAGTCAGAAATTGGATGATGCTTGTAgacttttcgttttctttttctctttctttttttttttcttctctcaaactCCTTTAAAGTTTTTATGTATTAGAAATTTCGTTTggtgttcagttttttttttttgctttttttcgtgTCTTGTTGAGTGATTATgtaagtaattctctctctctctctctctctctctctctctctctctctctctctctctctctctctctctctctctctctctctctctctcatatttgcaTCCTCCTTACTGTAGTgattccactcttcctccttctccatgtctcctcctcttccttctcctcctcctcctcctcctcctcctcttcctcctccatctcctcctcctccttctcctcgtcctcgtcgtcctcctcctcttcttcctcctcctcctcctcctcctcctcctcctcctcctcctcacatagGTCACAATGGAGAGACGTCACAAGGAGATAAGTcacactcccctcctcctccacaatgcatctccacttcctccaccaacACAGTCTTTGTACAGAGTGGAGAAGTggtttgatggaggaggaggaggcggaggaggagagggaggaggcagtagtGTTAGAGGGCTCTCAACACTGAGAAAATCACTAAAATCATATCACGTTCGTTTCaaaattgtagaaaaaaaaagatgatttggAAAGTTTTCATGCGTGGTTTagtttgtgtgtctttcctctccctagttaggttagcttataAATGCATAAGTTCCCTTCGTGTTTATTTGGTGCCCTTAAAGTTATTGATGGTTTGTTATCATATTAAAACTATTgagctttttttctgtttatttatttattttttttttttctttctagagCGTGTCAATTTTAATGCCGTTCGTTCTTTGTGGATTGATTTTTCCACACGGCGAGTTTTCTGGGTCACTGGGAGGCACAAATAACATGTAggcctttttccctcttctttttattattacttttgtgtTGTTAAAGTTgctgaatgacacacacacacacacacacacacacacacacacacacacacacacacacatctcactcTACCTCAATAATTACTCTTATTACTGAGCAAGCCCAAATACTCGGGAAATATTAGAAAAGCTTTCATTGGCATCATTAGGTCCGATACATTAGCTCCGAGCCTTGGATGATGTGGACTGTGGATATTTATTTGTGATTACCGCTGCAGAGAGTTTGGGAGGGAGTAGAAGCGGGCTTTAGTTGCAGcggcaggagaggaggaagaagaagaggaagcataCAGTAAGAGTTGATTTTTAGTCCCATTACACGCATCAGGATCATTACAGCAAGGAAAAACCTGGTTAGGGAAAGATGGTGCAGCTTCATCACAGCCGCGgctcctccctcccgccacgGCCACCTCAGCACTGCTGCCTGGCTGCGCCCTGATGACCAGCGGGGGAACCAGTTGTAAATTAGATTCTTGAAAGAAAATACTTTAGAAAAACTTTGTTAATAAAGTCataatttttgcttcttttatttattttgaagtacgtgtgtgtacgtacgtgtgtgtgtgtgtgtgtgtgtgtgtgtgtgtgtgtgtgtgtgtgtgtgtgtgtgtgtgtgtgtgtgtgtgtgtgtgtgtgtgtgtgtgtgtgtgtgtgtgtgtgtgtgtgtgtgtgtgtgtgtgtgtgtgtgtgtgtgtgtgtgtgtgtatatatatatatatatatatatatatatatatatatatatatatatatatatatatatatatatatatatatatatatcaaacaaTTGAATGATTAAAACAAAATAGTAATTAATTTTCCATCCGCACATAATCCCGGCTTATTTGTCATATGATTTAGCGTTTCTATTTTGCCAAaaatttttatgattttctgGTATCCGAACATAGTACGAGTGGAGGGAGTGTCCCGCGGCCAAGCCCCGGACTGGCTGGCAGGGGTGCCGCCTGCCGCCGCCCTGCCTGCCGTGGCGGGCGCGGTCTGTAGCGGGCGCGGCCTGGCCAGGTCTGAGGCGGCCGCAGGTCTGGTGCACCTTTAAAACCTAATTAAAAAGCTTCACCTCAAGAGTTTCCTTCATAGAAAATAGTTTCGTTGCTGTGTGTTTTGTGGCCTCGAGGGCGACGACTGAAATTCTGTTTTAAGACTTGCCTGCAATTGCATTCGTTAGCGTTTCACGTTGTGGTGGCGGAAGTGTTATTGCTTGTTTGTTGTTCCGGTCTGAGAGGGAAACTTTTTGTGCTCCTCgattgtttgtttgctttattgATTCATGGACTCGCTCTGTCTTATTTGCCTGTTGAACCCTTTCTCGTcccttccatcacacacacacacacacacacacacacacacacacacacttatatatcTTGTATTTTATCAAACTACAGCATTACATTTATAAAACATATTTTTCTACATCTACGTTACACTACCTACGCATTTCATATCTACACATTTTTCGTATTCTTTTGTCTGTGCACTGCAACATTATATTTACCTCTCCTTTGTCTCCATTCAATTACGTCGCCTTTCACATAAGTAGCACTGGAGTTGAAGAAGCATTTTGAGATAAGAATGCCTTTAAGATAACCAAGATTTGAAATAAAGAACCAATGGAAATAAAGTATAATATAGATCACATGGCATTTTGAATAAAGTACCTTCCAAGATAGGAAAGGTTTGACATAAAGAACCATTcgaaataaggaaagatttaATATGGGAAATATTTGAGATAAGGTAATAAACAACAAAGTATAATTGGAGATACTGCAGCATTTTAAGTACCATCTTCTAAGTCAGACTAGGTAAATAAATCAGTTATATAACGCAACGTAGCACATCAAATAATACATCATTGTAAAGTAAAGTCACACTAAATTTAAACAAGATAGAATTATGTAACCTTCACttcaaataagacaaaaatagcAAAGAGTGACACATCAAACAGCACATCATTTTGAAATAACGAAAAATCAAACCTATACAAAATGAAAGTTACATGACCGGCATttcaaataagacaaaaaataacaaggccATCAACTAAACAACGCAACATTTCAAAATAAAGTAA from Portunus trituberculatus isolate SZX2019 chromosome 20, ASM1759143v1, whole genome shotgun sequence encodes:
- the LOC123506686 gene encoding probable G-protein coupled receptor 45; protein product: MMGNITNNTDWEAAVSLWEKVVLACLGVMMGVVGGTGNGLVVILVARASTLRPPVNLLLASVAVCDALSCCLLMPLEMASLFGQGQILPAPLCHAHAFLCRVVEVEGVTVLAAVCVDRYLLLVRRCAPLGPRAACRVLVGTWAASVALALVPHLGVGGRQTPPLPGGLTRCVWVPATHPTSFHWTYIAVRILVVLVIPALLVGVCLASILARIRSSMTKVCGGKGARDGYIGVVDMVNECGRRRGSWVPLGEDLHHRTHTVISLGTLCLLALLGRAPLLLSHVARVMGSGQGWAWFPWVACWSYFPATVSPLVYTFRINNLRAEVQELCPWLLLLARRQRRGLCPSTRQTAYLVNPPMPTVSTPSPPSLQMPLGGSQHPSRPLTQSSGPEGKHRTLKTPPPIPHRPALRMWSSGRVGCARPDPFPPPHQHASL
- the LOC123506687 gene encoding uncharacterized protein LOC123506687 isoform X2, with protein sequence MNPRSLLIFLLTATLTGADNVALFWNLYDAVVSGGRILHDVAEGVGAVSKAIRAIDNFLDTSAHIQVTEALSSKAEETKDSQALATQEPDPLIDPDDIPIPSTFSGCGALGLHIRDDSLPITTMTDCCSTHFSCYSSSCKVNKKECDGKLKSCLYVACDGRGSDKILQKSCKGAAKLLFSGTMALSFQQFNAAQEKLGCNLLK
- the LOC123506687 gene encoding uncharacterized protein LOC123506687 isoform X1, which gives rise to MNPRSLLIFLLTATLTGADNVALFWNLYDAVVSGGRILHDVAEGVGAVSKAIRAIDNFLDTSAHIQVTEALSSKAEETKDSQALATQEPDPLIDPDDIPIPSTFSGCGALGLHIRDDSLPITTMTDCCSTHFSCYSSSCKVNKKECDGKLKSCLYVACDGRGSDKILQKSCKGAAKLLFSGTMALSFQQFNAAQEKLGCKKPLPPPQKYGKKG